From Apium graveolens cultivar Ventura chromosome 9, ASM990537v1, whole genome shotgun sequence, the proteins below share one genomic window:
- the LOC141686539 gene encoding uncharacterized protein LOC141686539, translating to MRNGYVYILTIVSLILGLTPHLAGCLWQQYVVDQFAAIEQYRLDWVSTHQTTIRADLYNSVRDALSKGDHDSMHIGKAVILPASFTGSQRYMSQYFKDSLAICRAIGHPSLFLTMTCNSKWPEIQEMLKLLPNVDPVDAPDIVSRVFKLKLDQLLDLIKKKNYFGKCIGVMHVIEFQKRDLPHVHMLIWLSPESRPNSIEKVDRLVSAEIPDKNSDPIAYEAVRNYMMHGPCGKDLYTSPCIVKRKCMRHFPKRFNGNTYFDDCGFPVYRRRNTGRVINKKGINLDNQYVVPYNRDLLLRFQCHINLEICNSSRSLKYLFKYCLKGHDTATMLLKKKSNKSGSEQTARSVKNLDEVKNFLDGRYVCASEASWRIFGFDIHHRSPSVERLPIHLPGQKYLNFQSSADLENVCNNATSKKSKLEAWFVANSEFPQARNFTYSDFPTQFTWIKKTVKWKLRQRGDVVGRLAEVHATTGELFHLRMLLLRCKGALSFSQLRTIDGTTYDTFKEACGALVSDPLALWEKHWPTLSDDVLYIRRKISDNIHLTLSEYEIQNYALAEIEKLLNDVGGMFFVYGSGGCGKTFLWQTLCSRFRSEGKIVLPVASSGIATTLLPGGRIAHSRFKIPLKLDQSSIAGIKHGTDIAELMQHTSLIIWDEAPMQHRYAIEAVDRSLRDIMAAVDVERGRRPFGGITVVFEGDFRQIFPVLPKAGRAEIVNASFNKSRLWKSCRVFLLSQNMRLHSDVETEFVVPDEYVVKSPLKSPIKTLIDIIYPDFQNNLHSQEYLRSRSILTPTNVVVDDINAQILERVSGNMHTYLSQDSIEDKGVDENDFDSSFPVEYLNSINMPCMPKHELKVKDHHHLSDLDGNNTAWTLKVRVTRMWVSTNRQGVLVRHNLILLDCENNHILAIIPPALWNLFYFIIHPGRLLRIRNVQVLPAAGFMRPVRSANHIIFLPITVVVLEPEKILSIPRHKFDLVHVTLLYNSPHCSALDELPIYSTDVIGIVELLLPVQSIMTRFGEKEVLRFRISDGVRAIQVCFSGSLPTNFESLYQVTEIEPKIVILASVRVFMYRGRAQISNIPSTKVFVNLDYPDVLYLRQRLTDI from the exons ATGCGTAATGGCTATGTGTATATTCTCACCATCGTCTCATTAATTTTAGGTTTAACGCCACACCTTGCAGGATGTTTGTGGCAACAATATGTTGTGGATCAGTTTGCTGCCATTGAACAATATAGATTAGACTGGGTTTCAACGCATCAAACTACCATCCGTGCTGATTTGTATAATTCTGTGCGTGATGCTCTCAGTAAAGGAGACCATGATTCAATGCATATTGGAAAAGCTGTTATACTGCCTGCTTCATTCACTGGATCCCAACGATACATGTCTCAATACTTTAAGGATTCCTTGGCGATATGTCGTGCAATTGGtcatccatccttatttctcacCATGACTTGCAACTCAAAGTGGCCAGAGATACAAGAAATGCTTAAATTGTTGCCCAATGTTGATCCTGTTGATGCACCGGATATTGTTTCTCGCGTGTTTAAATTGAAGCTTGATCAGCTATTAGATTTGATTAAAAAGAAGAACTACTTTGGAAAGTGTATAGGAG TTATGCATGTAATTGAATTCCAGAAGCGTGATTTGCCACACGTGCATATGCTAATCTGGCTGAGCCCTGAAAGCAGACCTAATTCTATTGAAAAGGTTGACCGGTTGGTTTCTGCTGAAATACCAGATAAGAATTCTGATCCAATAGCATATGAAGCTGTTAGAAACTACATGATGCATGGACCCTGTGGTAAAGACTTATACACATCTCCATGTATAGTTAAAAGAAAATGCATGCGTCATTTCCCAAAGAG GTTTAATGGTAATACCTATTTTGACGATTGTGGTTTTCCTGTTTATCGGAGGCGTAACACTGGTAGAGTTATCAATAAAAAAGGGATCAACCTTGACAATCAATATGTAGTTCCATACAATCGAGATCTTCTGTTGCGGTTTCAGTGTCATATAAATCTGGAAATTTGCAACAGTTCAAGATCGTTGAAATATCTCTTCAAGTACTGTTTAAAGGGTCATGACACTGCTACAATGTTGTTGAAGAAGAAAAGTAACAAATCAGGGAGTGAACAAACTGCAAGATCCGTGAAGAATTTGGATGAGGTAAAGAATTTTCTTGATGGTAGATATGTTTGTGCATCCGAGGCATCTTGGAGGATTTTTGGGTTTGACATTCACCATCGTTCCCCAAGTGTTGAACGCTTACCAATACATTTGCCCGGTCAAAAGTACTTGAATTTTCAGAGTTCTGCAGATTTGGAGAATGTGTGCAATAACGCGACTTCCAAAAAAAGTAAACTAGAGGCTTGGTTTGTAGCTAACAGTGAATTTCCACAAGCTCGAAATTTTACGTATTCTGACTTTCCCACCCAGTTTACATGGATAAAGAAAACTGTTAAATGGAAGCTTAGACAAAGAGGTGATGTGGTTGGGAGGTTAGCAGAGGTTCATGCAACAACTGGTGAATTATTTCACCTTCGAATGCTGTTACTTAGATGTAAAGGTGCTTTATCTTTCTCTCAGTTACGCACTATTGATGGAACTACATATGATACATTTAAGGAAGCATGTGGTGCTCTTG TGTCTGATCCGCTTGCGCTATGGGAAAAACACTGGCCAACATTGTCAGACGATGTTCTTTATATCCGGCGTAAGATTTCAGATAACATTCATTTAACACTGTCCGAGTATGAAATCCAGAACTATGCTTTAGCAG AGATTGAAAAGTTGTTAAATGATGTTG GTGGAATGTTTTTTGTTTACGGGAGCGGTGGATGCGGTAAAACGTTTCTTTGGCAAACTCTTTGTTCACGTTTTCGATCAGAAGGAAAGATTGTTCTTCCTGTTGCAAGCTCAGGAATTGCTACTACACTTCTTCCTGGTGGCCGAATAGCTCATTCTAGGTTTAAGATACCGCTTAAATTAGATCAGAGTTCTATTGCTGGAATAAAACATGGTACAGACATTGCAGAGTTGATGCAGCACACAAGTCTTATAATATGGGATGAAGCTCCAATGCAGCATCGCTATGCAATCGAAGCCGTGGACAGAAGCTTGCGAGACATAATGGCTGCCGTTGATGTAGAACGAGGAAGAAGACCCTTTGGTGGTATTACAGTTGTTTTTGAAGGCGATTTTCGACAGATATTTCCTGTTCTGCCTAAGGCTGGAAGGGCTGAAATAGTGAATGCATCATTCAACAAATCCCGGCTTTGGAAATCTTGCAGGGTCTTTCTTCTCAGTCAGAACATGAGATTACATTCAG ATGTTGAAACTGAGTTTGTAGTTCCTGATGAATATGTTGTCAAGAGTCCCTTGAAAAGTCCCATTAAAACCCTAATTGACATAATATATCCAGATTTTCAGAATAACTTGCATTCACAGGAGTATCTGAGATCGAGATCTATTTTGACTCCAACAAACGTTGTAGTTGATGACATCAATGCACAGATTCTTGAAAGAGTTTCGGGTAATATGCATACTTATCTCAGCCAAGATTCAATTGAAGACAAGGGTGTTGACGAGAATGACTTTGATTCGTCATTTCCAGTTGAGTATCTGAACTCCATAAATATGCCATGTATGCCTAAACATGAGTTGAAAGTAAAG GACCATCATCATTTATCCGATCTGGATGGTAATAATACTGCTTGGACTTTGAAGGTCCGTGTGACAAGAATGTGGGTATCAACTAATCGACAAGGTGTCTTAGTCAGGCACAATCTTATTCTATTGGACTGTGAG AATAATCACATACTTGCAATTATTCCACCAGCTCTTTGGAATTTGTTTTACTTTATCATTCATCCTGGAAGATTGTTACGTATCAGAAATGTTCAGGTTCTTCCAGCTGCTGGATTTATGAGGCCTGTACGTTCTGCAAATCACATCATTTTTCTTCCCATCACTGTGGTGGTGTTGGAACCTGAGAAAATTTTGAGTATACCGCGCCATAAATTTGATTTGGTTCATGTGACTCTCCTATATAATTCTCCTCATTGTTCTGCCCTCGATGAGCTTCCTATTTATTCCACTG ATGTTATTGGAATTGTTGAACTCCTGCTACCAGTACAATCTATTATGACAAGATTTGGTGAAAAGGAAGTGTTACGCTTCAGAATTTCAGATGGCGT GAGGGCCATCCAAGTGTGTTTTAGCGGTTCTTTGCCAACAAATTTTGAATCATTGTACCAAGTTACTGAAATTGAACCCAAAATTGTGATTCTGGCATCTGTTAGAGTCTTTATGTATCGAG GAAGAGCGCAGATCAGCAATATTCCGTCAACAAAGGTTTTTGTCAATCTTGATTATCCTGATGTCTTATATTTGAGGCAGAG GTTGACGGACATTTGA
- the LOC141683578 gene encoding uncharacterized protein LOC141683578, translating into MGFNPLFTILKDNKLTRPNYIEWKRNLDIVLTAEEYKFCTYEPKPEQPAADAPEDEKEYYKRWIKADEMSRCYILAAMSGVLQHQHQSMATASDMLFNLKELFGDQNRAARQVAMKALMNTQMAEGTPVRDHVLKMMSHLNEIEILGAELDGETQIDIILMSLSKSFEQFRLNYNMNKRQYSLAELLTELQAAEGLFRQSVQVYVAEKGSSSKPKGIKKKKKAQTQKAVKAVGVQGGVKKPKGKCFRCKQSGHWKQDCPLPKKTNNTGVPAIQNA; encoded by the exons atgggctttaatccactattcaccatacttaaggataacaaacttaccagacctaactatattgaatggaaacgaaatttggacattgtgttgactgctgaggagtacaagttttgtacttatgaacccaagcctgaacagcctgctgctgatgctcctgaagatgagaaagaatattataaacggtggattaaggctgatgagatgtcgcgatgttacattctggcagcaatgtcgggtgttttgcagcatcagcatcagtctatggccactgcttcggatatgctctttaatctcaaggaactttttggagatcagaatagggctgctaggcaagtagccatgaaagctttaatgaacactcagatggctgaaggcacacctgtaagggatcatgttctcaagatgatgtcgcatctgaatgagatagagatccttggtgctgaacttgacggggaaacccagattgacattatccttatgagcttgtccaagagttttgagcagttccgcttgaattacaacatgaacaagaggcagtatagtctcgcggaactgctgacagaacttcaggcagctgaaggattatttcggcagagtgttcaagtgtatgtggctgagaaaggttcttcctctaagccgaaaggtattaagaagaagaaaaaggctcagacacagaaagctgtgaaggcagtgggagttcagggtggtgtgaaaaagcctaagggaaagtgcttcagatgcaaacagtcaggtcactggaaacaggattgtcctcttcctaagaagacaaacaataccg gggttccagctatccagaatgcttag